The stretch of DNA CTTGTGTGTGGGAGTCCATTGGTCAAGGTCAGAAGGAGAATAAATGCCTGACAGTAAACAGCTGCTTCAAAAcggttttatttaaataaaaccacACATGCCACAAACTAACCATGTTTTCCTGTTTCTGTGTTCCTTCAGATGGTCTTCAGTGCTGATGAAGCCAGTAGCTCAGTTAAAGAGGTACCTTATATCCCTGAAAACATCAGTGAACTATATTTTCTTACAAATCCACTCTTGATGTGATGACAGTGTAAatgactttctctctctctgtggttttGTCTCAGTGTATTGAAGGTGTCATTGGTGGAACAGATTATAACCAGAGTAAAGTGAACCAGTGGACGGCCAGTATCGTGGAACATGCTCTGACTCACCTGGTGAAACAGGGACGGCCGTTCAAATACATAGGTGAACCACCTGTACACCATATACTAAAACATGACACCTCAGGACATACTGTTGACATGTGGAGCATTTGTGTGACACTGCTGTTGGATGTTTCACAGTGAACTGTACCATCATGCAGAAGAGCGGCGCAGGGCTCCACACAGCTAACTCCTGCTACTGGGACACTGCCACTGATGGTGAGAGATATATTATTAAAGCTTCTGTACCAATCCCAAAACAGTACATTTTACAGTtatataatcataaatatgattTGAAAAAGGTTTTATAATTTGATAAGAGAAGCCCAAATTctcaaatgttacatttttctAAACACAAGCAGTCACACAACCTCTTAGCaaaattatacaaaaaaaaagtgtatttgcAAAATGATTATGCAAACTGGAATTACTGATTGAATAATGTCTAAACAAGATTATCTGATGAGAAATTCACAGCCAACGTTTAGTACTagatacatttctgtttttaccaAAAAGGTGTTGATATCTGATTATTAGTTATTCTTTTAATGTTATCTGGTACAGACTGATAAATGGTCCAGGCCAATTTTAGCCTTTTAATTACAGATATTGTTCGGCTCTGAAACAAGAAGGTAGTTTGACCTACTTGGCTTGGCTGATGTGTCTGTAAAGAGAGAACAAAGCTTGCCAAAGTAAGCTTACGTCCAACTACTGACTGAATCTcacaaaagataaaaacataGATTTTGAAGGTGAGAAACAGACAGTCTACACACTATTCTGGTCAAGTTGAAAATAACTGGACTGAATTCAGTTTTAAGATATCTCTCCAGAATCTTAATAACAGTTGTGGTTGACCCCAAGAATAAGAGTCTACGCTTATTCTGGTGAAAATGTAGAAACTTAAAAGGACAGATGGTAATTTATTAAATTAATGctagtattttattttttattctttgaaaatgtatacatacatCCGAACACAAATTTGTGACATTATCTAAAACCAGTCATTATTTTAAGTTTTGATTCatctgtgatattttttttttttcatgaattctcagaaaataaattacttttACCCTTCAGTAACCCAGGGTCTAAAGCCATGATAAAAGACAATTTAAATActaatgaatgtgttttttcttgtgtgtttcagGAAGCTGCACAGTGAGGTGGGAGAATCGCACCATGTACTGTGTGGTCAGTGTGTTTGCCGTCGCTGTGGCTCTGTGACATCAGCACACAGCTGCttcctgctctttctctctccagatAACCTGATGATCCTCTGATGATCCCCTCTGGTAGAAGTTGATGTAAAAGTAGCTCATTTCTCCCCACAGGCTTGAACTACATAACTTCAGAATAATAGTTTGTGACCTGACTGGCCTGCGTTGGTGTGTATACATGAAGGAGAAAATGTTGCTGTGTGGGGACTAAGGTCAGGGTCagaatgaaacaaacacacatgagaAAAGGGACGCTCCAATTTTAAAAATTGGGGCCAGTActgatgttttgttgttattcATTCCTCCTTTTGTGCCAGGGAAACAAAGGAatcttcatttaaaaataataagttCTTTAAAGTCATTCAGCCCTTCATAACACAAATTTTATCATACAGACTTATGACACAACCTTTAACATAACCCTCTTTCACAATAAAGACAAGTAACTGCCTGAAAATTGCCTTTCTGGCTGCTAAACTCAATAATAAGAATTTTCAAAGGGATGTCACGAGCCAGTACCTCATGAGCGTGCCACTGCAAAATTCATGCGGCACAACAGATACATATCGCCCACTGCCATCGATGCATGTCACCTTGTTTGAAGGCAGTCAACAAGGTGAATATCCATCGATACTGACTGATAAATCAGTACATCCTGAGTATTTTCTCTCCATAtgtcacaaatgttgaaatctGTGCATTATGTAGAACTTGAGCAGTTTTCAGCCACGCTGCTGGTTCTGGGTACGTCAGTGTCAGACGGTCAGTCCACCACTGAAATATCTCTTAACTATTGAGTGGATTGCCCTGAAGTTTGCAACACACATTCAGGCCCCCTCTTCAAGATAAATTGTGATGATTGTTTGACATTTCAGCTCACACAACAATCAGGTCAAGGTTCACAATTTGTCTAATACTTTGTGTTATCAACAATTACCTGCATAATTAACagcattcccatcagcctcagctgtttTGTTTAACATTAGAAATacaatgttagcatgctaacacttagCTTGTGAACATTATACTTGCTTAAACTTCAGCATGTTAGTATTTGGCTCAAAGCTCCGCTGAGCAGTACAgtcacacagagctgctagcacgGCTTTAAACTCTCTTGTCTCCTTCGGAACCTTCCCAACTAAACTGACTGAAACGTTGCTGCTTTAAAAAGTTTAATGAAACCTAAATGTTGTGTGTAGTAAGTACCTGACTACTTGCATAAAACGTCTGTCCTTGTCTGCATTAATACTTGGACGGTTTACATTGGTCTATATCTGTGCACATGACTGTTTTTCCAGGGTGGAGATGTTTAATGGTGAGTCCGGATGACAAATGCACTTTTTCTAGACCCGTTATGAAGAAATCCTGGAATTcttctgtaaaaatgtgtgtggaGTTCTTTTGTTAGAACCTGTTCAGTGTTgtcattaaatgtatttaacataAGCTTTTACATCTGAGTGATTTGTACAAACCAGAAAGTGAAAGATTTTGTAAAGGAGAGTTTGCATGATtgtccactagagggcagcacaGAACACTGTAGTGAGAGCTcggctaaaaataaaaacattgacagctttcacatataaatataaatttattaagattttttagtatgtttttatctttaaatgtcTTATCTTGCTCTGTATGAGAATGTTTGATGTGTACAATAgagttttcatattttttttggcttcaaaggATATTTGTACAAACATTAGGAGCATACCAGGGTGGTTGTCCCTCTGCAGACACATTGCAAAAAGGAGTTAGTGCAAAGACAAACACTAACATACCCTCTCACACACAATAATACACGAAAAGGTTAAAAATAAGCAAAATGACTTGATACTACTCCAAACATTTTTAGATATCATCAATTTCTGTGCGCACTTGTGTGTAAATATTCTAACTCATGAGACATACAGACGTAGAGCTGACAGACGTAACAAGCGTGAATTAGAAAAATACATCCAAACAAAGCGTTTCACATcactacagctgctgctgaaccaAAGCCAATTAAATCCATTTGTGTAAACGTGCAAAAACATGACGCCTGGAGATGCTCGTGCTTTACAATAATGTGTTTGGTGATCGAACAGGCTCTTGGGACCGTGTGTGGAGATTCGTATCTCATCATCAAGCACAATTACACCACAGAAGCAGCACGTATTATCAATGATAAAGCTCTTATCAAGGAGTAAAAAAAGCTGATTGCTTGCAGCCATAAAACTAGGGGGATTCAGAAGTAACCCTATACAAAACACTCGCTGCTCCCCCCCCCCGCATGGAGAGTAACACCTGGTCTGAGGCTCCACGCATGCACACCTCCATGCCATAAAAGACACCAAATACAATCAATTCAAATGCATGGCTCCGTGTGACAGTAATGCAGCATATAAGTGGACACAGTCTCCCAAACTAAAGATGGGTGTGATGGGGCTGTCCATGGGTTTGTGTTAAAGGCTGCAGATTGTCCAGGATGTCGGCTGTTAGAACAAGTTAGAACAAGTTAACACGATGCATGTTAGCAGCCAGAATACATCTCCAGTTAAGGACACATTTGCTTCATATAGGAGGAGACAGTGGTAGAAAACAGAGTTGAGACAGATATATGAATACTGAGATTCAAAACAGGATTTTTAAAAGGGACAGGTCACCCCATGACACCCACAACAcggaaaatacatattttttctcttaCCTGTAGAACTATTTAACCACCCAGATTCACTGATGTAGGTTGCTGAGTTTTAGAGATATCGGTCAAAGTGcaaaaagtaaaaagctaatgtgaGGCTATAAACAGGCAACATTGTGGATGCATGACTTAAATAACGCCAATACTGAGGGTCTTACTacacaggttttctataaaTTGACCAATCTACAAGTTGTAGTGTTAGAGTTAGACACGTTAGGTGACACAGTGGGacttttaattatgtattttatgttgtagaaaaACAATTGTAAATACCTTCAAAAAACCACTGACCTTGAGATGAGGGAACCGAAAGTGCAAAAATGCTTACTaatttccaggttttaggactcataGCTACACCACTGAATAGTTAACCGCTCACAGTAAGGTCAGTGTTATCTTTCCACCAAACTACACCTCATCACAACACAGAAGGAAGGTAGCCTCTTCTTACAGATGAAAGACTAAGTCAGCTAACTTTGCAAGCTAATGTTACAGCTCAGTGCCGAGGACGGCATTATCGTTTCCATCCCACATTGTCACATTTCCATATCACCACTCATGGATTAAAAGCTTGTGACAGCGCAGGATGTAAACATGAataccctgctggaaaaaacagcatagaccagcaccaaaacacaacatatgctggtagcatgtgttgtgttttggtgctggtctagcaccaaaacagaaacacaacagctCAACCGCTTTTTTCCACCACAAGCCGAGTGCCGTctaatttcattattttcaagAGAAGACAGATATCTCTATGGCAAAATCTCCGAAACTCGAcgactcacaccaaaacaatctagatggataaatacaGGTACAGGTAAGAGGTAAAATATGTGATTTTGGCGTGACCTGCCCCTTTAAAGTGTAAAGTCAACTCACGGGGGGATTCATGTGGCACTTAAAAGGTTACAGAGGGTATGATGGAGTCAGAGTCAGTCCTCTGAATGGCACGTCAAACAATGTTTAGACATTGCAGGATACGCTGTGGTTAATGTCTCCGTTGATTCCACTGCGTATATTATTGCCCACTTCATTCGAAGTGTCGTAGATTGTATCATTGAGCATGTCATATGTGGTGTCGTTAGGCATGTCCTCTGTGCTGTCACTGGTTGAGTCGTGGGCTCTGTCAGTGGGTGGCTCTTTGTCCGTGGTGGGGCTCACTGGCGCCAGGACCGACTTTCCCATCGGCCTGTTCTGTGGAGAAGCAGGGCTGCACATGAGACAGAGCAGGGAGGAGCAGTCCCACAGGCCCTGGCTCATGCTGGAGGAGAAGAGCCTCCGACATGGATGACAGAACTGGTAGAAGACCAGCATGAAGAAGATGGCGATGGCGTAGGctaccagcagctgcagcaccagCAGCGGGGCGCAGATGAACTTGTAGAAGTCTGTTTTATAGATGTACCAAAGCAGGAGCAGTGAGGCGTTCTCCATGAAGCGCACCATGTAGTACACGGCCATGCGATACCAGTTCTGGGACTTATTGATGAGGTCCGGGTCGTTCAGTTTCACCTGCACGGCCGACCAGCAGAACATGTTGATGCCGGCGTAGAGGAAGGTGAGCAGGCAGAGCACGATGGTGGTTCCCACCCTGGTCAGAGTCTTCTCAATGTTTTCAGGGAATGGCGAGTGGCTCTGCCAGAACAGGATCCAGGGGTAGAGGAAGAAAACCAGGAAGTTGAGCAGAACCACAGGCAGGAcccagagctgcagcacagagctgaacagaaccagaaccaccaCACGAGTGGCGATCTCGAAGCTTCTCCACAGGAAAATGCACAGGTAGGCCATGGGCCGGACG from Sparus aurata chromosome 9, fSpaAur1.1, whole genome shotgun sequence encodes:
- the LOC115588116 gene encoding dynein light chain Tctex-type 3, producing MEEYNSGDEMVFSADEASSSVKECIEGVIGGTDYNQSKVNQWTASIVEHALTHLVKQGRPFKYIVNCTIMQKSGAGLHTANSCYWDTATDGSCTVRWENRTMYCVVSVFAVAVAL
- the xk gene encoding membrane transport protein XK — encoded protein: MRLPSSIFVSVSLFTAETTAALYLSSTYRSAGDQIWQGLTLLFTLVPSVLVQLTLTFIHRDLSRDRPLVLLLHILQLGPIVRCLEAFCIYGSVGSVEEPYVSITRKKQMPRGGQSEEVERQVGQAEGKLFTHRAAFARTSVIQAFLGSAPQLTLQLYICVLQQGVSIGRGTLMVISLLSIVYGALRCNILAIKIKYDDYEVDVRPMAYLCIFLWRSFEIATRVVVLVLFSSVLQLWVLPVVLLNFLVFFLYPWILFWQSHSPFPENIEKTLTRVGTTIVLCLLTFLYAGINMFCWSAVQVKLNDPDLINKSQNWYRMAVYYMVRFMENASLLLLWYIYKTDFYKFICAPLLVLQLLVAYAIAIFFMLVFYQFCHPCRRLFSSSMSQGLWDCSSLLCLMCSPASPQNRPMGKSVLAPVSPTTDKEPPTDRAHDSTSDSTEDMPNDTTYDMLNDTIYDTSNEVGNNIRSGINGDINHSVSCNV